The genomic region CGGGCGCACTCGGCCGGTGATGTCAACCTGCGAGGTCCACCTAGGAGGTATCTGATGATCACTGCCACGATGGTTGTAGCCACGATTCCGGTCACGGACCTGGAGCGGGCGAAAGCGTTCTACGGCGAAACCCTCGGCCTGACATTCTTGTGGGAAACCCCCGTCGGCGTGCGGTACCGCTGCGGAACTGCCAGCGAAATCTCCGTTTTCAAGCGCCCGCCCGTCGAGACGGAGCACACCCTCGCTCACTTCGAAGTGGGGAACATCGAGGCCGTGGTCCAAGACCTGGGCGCTAGGGGCGTCGAATTCCTGGACTATGCCGAAGGCCCCCTCACGACGACGGGCCACATAGCCCAGCTCGGCCCCGCGAGGGCTGCGTGGTTCCGTGATCCGGACGGCAACATCCTGGGGCTGCGCCAGGGCTAGAAAGCGAACCCCCGCCGCGCCCCGGGCCGTGGGGCCAGGGCTGGCGGCAGGGGCTCATCGCGCTGGGTCAGTAGCCGGTGCTGCGTCCGCGGATGAGGCCGTCCGCGGTGCCGCAGAGCCCTACCCGGGTGCCGCCGGCGGTGCTCATCGCCTGCGCGGCCGCCCAGAATCGGTCGCCGGATGCCTTGACTCCTAGGCGCGTGGCAATGGCCCGTGCCATCAGCTCCACAGCATGCAGCGCAGGTGTTC from Arthrobacter sp. NicSoilB8 harbors:
- a CDS encoding VOC family protein, yielding MITATMVVATIPVTDLERAKAFYGETLGLTFLWETPVGVRYRCGTASEISVFKRPPVETEHTLAHFEVGNIEAVVQDLGARGVEFLDYAEGPLTTTGHIAQLGPARAAWFRDPDGNILGLRQG